Proteins from a single region of Streptococcus mitis:
- a CDS encoding Rib/alpha-like domain-containing protein produces MYSRIKKYHGQKVQRFSIRKYSFGAASVAIAALMMFGGGATAKADTIQGNDARTSSNLSNQQSSPSQENLNHEENVSSSDAKGKEIPSKDPVSKPVVTSAEALVNEDRVAPENIAKVDFSKLSEAISRIQSAIDKVEISNKTSKTIEDAKAALLEAQALSANDKATQAEVDKTVARLGEKAFVIESMPKVSPAVEDKSETEAKVEKTNKNQDPRNGKAIPGKGESGFRATPTGVGEQAAEGPTSNNKRGVGANPVDNVISSLKNQFGDIDFNTPDVETKSATVENQYSRNNASSPNPAPVKLGKITYNWKEKRIENEIDGWKIEGTNNYVTAIKPEAPTEVAADRPAGFEPKPSKVYDNNGSIDRQYNDTPTPDNPLAPNKANQNYANGVNYSSVPGIPLNNAEHSAVGKGYYIQLNKKGTQISKEFNVNPNSRLYLSALTGGAYGNMGTAGTGEKVEITVTDADTGEVLTTLKDANNNSETTHVSTPYGDGGNGNGFGFWRTIINTPNTTKKIKITIKALEDGPAFKKTYPVNGKSEIEDGYFVGGVNLAVGAALEMTTDVVRNKATSSYGEDTLYKDKESGQLRVTVKNVGGLPTYGAYEYTIKIPEGVELKDSLKKANEWNWPGPFQVVSYDEATRTLRLKFNAGDSDPAKNGTRTFGIDFTTAKNFKGTATFKVTAEIKEGFTDLQGNRVLENTGVVNPNSPYRNTFNALGNTDNPDYYYNKTIYIDTIKPVTPTVEPVHTDSINGEKTDKNQPTELLISVPTEKDTNLTDVPREKQDIADNDRNNGTDRDADTEVDNIKEAIGGVTSMKVTLPNSKTPITLNKKEDGWYIGETKVEVRDGKLVVPVPKGTDLTEANETTNPDKRIKVTVLDKAGNESDPAYANVLNEAPTVAVEKKDLYVYKTKEADKWNNDKVLEKAKPSATDLEDDRDGVDSTKPTIAVSDAGNLDTTKVGDYTVKVQSTDSEGKKSTETNVTVHVLDLIKVDPTVTTDPTNPSTTAPVSPKTADTPVKEGDENLGKYPAGVTREDLVKEVTRTIKYLKEEDANKDNATPLYAEKVQKVTYKRTATVNPETKEVTYSDWEVYNEADKLTDAKADGTNGKYNSVESPVINNYLLVDNADKLVPEKDAPKPAQNGTATSEVKKVLYKEIGSFVPNYPAGKKPQGAPDKISYPNNPTDPTVPGDFSTITIPYVPGYTPVYNGQELTPKNPNDPTQGYKVPDGFTPTDKFGESPITYIPSTQTAKVVIEKKVDGAANEVVSSFDLTGKSGSELPASTDVDNKIKELKNQGYEVESDEYHIQDNHHPIFDDKEDINPTDGSSAPSQTFKIVVKPRIIEVPSSTPHEKDSPVDPNGDTPELKWPEGLAESDLNTTAKRVISYVKKDSDTAAEEKAKDDTVQTVPFTRKATVNLVTKEVTYTDWESPNKTWDKVGVDVLPGYIADKKEIPAKEAATPAKDTKVIPDETDKVTYTKIGSWIPVDPTTGKDGDPIPFPNDPNDPTKTGEITQIIPHKDGYTPKDGNGTPLEPVNPAKPEEGYKPPKITDPKANIKITYDKDDQKAKVKFVSVDDEGVETPLDTKYNIDDLTGKSGDKIPEEKVQARVDVLKSMGYDVVDNPFDQDPTFDTKKEIDQEFTIKVKPQVSTAKPVYVVEGDKPSSEKLKDAVTTKGNEKTVDETKLPDTTDKVGDDTLTAPVTVTYGSGDNKREETVNVPIKVVEGYPQIVPVDPKEAPKAEDSINPDDYPAGSKFTYEKEPDTTTPGDKEVKIIVTDENGNELVRVPATVRVVDSIPQYVVADKANKQPEAKQSITPGEYPDGTEFTYETPVDTTTSGEKDVVVVAKVGEDTIVKVPAKVVVVDPEVQYVFENPQNTQPDPSESINPDQYPDGTKFTYKDGDVDTTTPGDKKVTVVAKDGEDKLVEVPAVVKVLPVVKPTGVTVLKDSTDLETMVKAKAQEVVDALPKDNIPAGVTVTVKEVKEKPETTATGEQKPAKVVIEYTDEKGNVIGTKEVEVPVTVVGSTTKRVVVFEGDKPTKAEDAVTPGQGGTVGKPTTLPETTGKAGTTDVTVEVPVTYEGIKDPEKVIVPVTVLPVAKGEVTVPKGETTDKVKEVAKAKAEEVANSADFKAKLPDGAKDVEVGAITEEVLATITSEAGTNKGTVKVPVTYTVDGVKYTKDAEITVNVVGSNADQVYVVEGDKPEIAKVKDAVTPGQGGTVQDPTEADLPDTKDKVGATDVTVPTKVKYANGEETVKVPVTVLPKVTPEGVTVLKDSDKQELEKAIKEQAEKAANNVKGLPSGVTVTVTEVKTGTVPPTATVGVQIPATVVVEYVKDGKVVATKEVPVPVNVVEVVPVSIETPVTSTPLTPEDYTKGIKIPEGGKVTNVENIPDLTTPGKKDPVKVTVELPNGKVITVEVPVNVTPVKEIETPVTSTPLTPEDYTKGIKIPEGGKVTNVENIPDLTTPGKKDPVQVTVELPNGKVITVEVPVNVTPVKEIETPVTSTPLTPEDYTKGIKIPEGGKVTNVENIPDLTTPGKKDPVKVTVELPNGKVVTVEIPVTVTPVKEIETPVTKTPLTPEDYTKGIKIPEGGKVTNVENIPDLTTPGKKDPVKVTVELPSGKVITVEVPVTVTPVKEIETPVTKTPLTPEDYTKGIKIPEGGKVTNVENIPDLTTPGKKDPVKVTVELPNGKVIVVEVPVNVTPVKEIETPVTSTPLTPEDYTKGIKIPEGGKVTNVENIPDLTTPGKKDPVKVTVELPNGKVITVEVPVNVTPVKEIETPVTSTPLTPEDYTKGIKIPEGGKVTNVENIPDLITPGKKDPVKVTVELPNGKVITVEVPVNVTPVKEIETPVTKTPLTPEDYTKGIKIPEGGKVTNVENIPDLTTPGKKDPVKVTVELPNGKVITVEVPVNVTPVKEIETPVTSTPLTPEDYTKGIKIPEGGKVTNVENIPDLTTPGKKDPVKVTVELPNGKVVTVEVPVNVTPVKEIETPVTKTPLTPEDYTKGIKIPEGGKVTNVENIPDLTTPGKKDPVKVTVELPNGKVVTVEVPVNVTPINDIIKNVGDPITNEDVEKNVKIPEGGKIVSIGDKPGTETPGVKPVVPVVIELPNGKQITVEVPVIVKPKVTPIVVEVGTPVTEEDVKKHVELPEGWKIKKVGDIPTTTTPGTKPSVSVVVELPDGRTVTVDVPVIVTPKSTPSTDDKVKVTPIVVEVGTPIGKDDVKKHVELPKGAEIVEIGEIPTTETPGQKPSVKVKVKLPSGEIVEVEVPVTVIPKHVEPSTPVGPSTPSQQASKPETPKYVEGQKELPNTGTEANASLAALGLLGALGGFGLVARKKKED; encoded by the coding sequence ATGTACTCACGAATAAAAAAATATCATGGACAAAAAGTTCAACGATTTTCAATCCGAAAGTATAGTTTTGGTGCAGCATCAGTAGCGATTGCAGCGCTTATGATGTTTGGAGGTGGAGCCACTGCAAAAGCTGACACTATTCAAGGAAATGATGCAAGAACGAGCTCAAATTTGTCTAATCAACAGTCATCGCCATCTCAAGAAAACCTAAATCACGAAGAGAATGTTTCGAGCTCTGATGCTAAGGGAAAAGAAATTCCTTCTAAAGATCCAGTTTCTAAACCAGTAGTAACTTCAGCTGAAGCTTTAGTTAATGAAGATAGGGTAGCACCAGAAAATATTGCAAAGGTAGACTTCAGTAAGTTATCAGAAGCGATTTCACGTATTCAATCAGCTATCGATAAAGTTGAAATTAGTAATAAAACATCAAAAACTATTGAGGATGCAAAGGCAGCACTATTAGAAGCTCAAGCTTTATCAGCAAATGATAAAGCAACTCAGGCAGAGGTAGATAAAACTGTTGCAAGATTAGGAGAAAAGGCTTTTGTAATTGAGAGCATGCCCAAAGTGTCTCCTGCTGTAGAAGATAAATCAGAAACAGAAGCTAAAGTAGAAAAAACAAATAAAAACCAAGATCCACGAAACGGAAAAGCAATTCCTGGTAAAGGGGAAAGTGGGTTTAGAGCGACTCCTACTGGTGTAGGGGAACAAGCAGCGGAAGGTCCTACAAGTAATAATAAGAGGGGGGTAGGAGCTAACCCAGTAGATAACGTTATTTCAAGTTTGAAAAATCAATTTGGGGATATTGATTTCAATACTCCAGATGTTGAAACAAAATCCGCAACTGTTGAAAATCAATATTCAAGAAATAATGCTAGTAGTCCAAATCCAGCCCCAGTGAAGTTAGGGAAAATTACTTACAATTGGAAAGAAAAACGAATAGAAAATGAAATTGATGGTTGGAAGATAGAAGGGACAAATAATTATGTAACAGCTATCAAACCTGAAGCTCCAACAGAAGTTGCGGCTGATAGACCTGCTGGATTTGAACCAAAACCATCTAAAGTTTACGATAATAATGGAAGTATTGATAGACAGTATAACGATACTCCTACTCCAGACAATCCTTTAGCGCCTAATAAAGCTAATCAAAACTATGCAAATGGTGTCAACTACTCAAGTGTACCTGGTATTCCTTTAAATAATGCAGAACATTCTGCTGTCGGTAAAGGCTATTATATTCAGTTAAATAAAAAAGGTACACAAATTTCGAAAGAATTTAATGTCAATCCGAATTCTAGATTATATCTTAGTGCATTAACGGGTGGTGCCTATGGGAATATGGGTACTGCTGGTACTGGTGAAAAAGTAGAAATTACCGTTACAGATGCAGACACAGGTGAAGTTTTAACAACACTGAAAGATGCGAATAATAATAGTGAAACAACACACGTTTCAACTCCGTATGGTGATGGAGGGAATGGTAATGGTTTCGGATTCTGGAGAACGATTATTAATACTCCAAATACGACTAAAAAAATTAAAATAACAATTAAGGCACTAGAGGATGGACCAGCATTTAAAAAGACCTATCCAGTAAATGGTAAATCAGAAATTGAAGATGGATATTTTGTAGGTGGGGTCAACTTAGCTGTTGGTGCTGCATTAGAAATGACAACAGATGTTGTTCGTAATAAGGCTACATCCTCTTATGGAGAAGACACTCTCTATAAAGACAAAGAATCCGGTCAATTAAGAGTTACTGTGAAAAACGTTGGTGGGTTACCAACGTACGGCGCTTATGAATACACAATTAAAATTCCTGAAGGTGTCGAATTAAAAGATTCTCTAAAAAAAGCAAATGAATGGAATTGGCCTGGTCCTTTCCAAGTCGTATCGTATGATGAAGCAACAAGAACGCTTAGATTGAAATTCAATGCAGGGGATTCAGATCCAGCAAAGAATGGGACAAGAACATTCGGTATTGATTTCACAACGGCAAAAAATTTCAAAGGGACAGCTACTTTTAAGGTAACTGCAGAAATTAAAGAAGGATTTACAGATTTACAAGGCAACAGAGTATTAGAAAATACAGGTGTTGTAAATCCAAATAGTCCATATAGAAATACATTCAATGCTCTAGGAAATACAGACAATCCAGATTACTACTACAACAAAACAATTTACATCGATACGATTAAACCAGTAACTCCTACTGTGGAACCAGTTCATACTGATAGCATTAATGGAGAAAAAACTGATAAAAATCAACCAACAGAATTATTAATTTCTGTTCCAACAGAAAAAGATACTAATTTAACAGATGTACCTAGAGAAAAACAAGATATCGCTGACAATGATAGAAACAATGGAACGGACCGTGATGCTGATACTGAGGTAGACAATATTAAAGAAGCTATTGGTGGAGTAACTTCAATGAAAGTTACGTTACCAAATAGTAAAACTCCAATTACTTTAAATAAAAAAGAAGATGGTTGGTATATTGGTGAAACAAAAGTTGAAGTACGCGATGGTAAATTAGTTGTTCCAGTTCCAAAAGGAACAGATTTGACAGAAGCGAATGAGACAACAAATCCTGACAAACGTATCAAAGTTACTGTGCTTGATAAAGCAGGTAACGAATCAGATCCAGCTTATGCTAATGTTCTAAACGAAGCTCCAACAGTAGCAGTTGAGAAAAAAGATTTATATGTTTATAAAACCAAAGAAGCTGACAAATGGAATAATGATAAAGTTCTAGAAAAAGCGAAACCATCAGCAACTGACTTAGAAGATGATCGTGATGGAGTTGATTCTACTAAACCAACAATTGCAGTAAGTGATGCAGGTAATCTAGATACAACTAAAGTTGGAGATTACACTGTAAAAGTTCAATCAACTGATAGTGAAGGTAAGAAATCAACAGAAACAAATGTCACTGTTCATGTCTTAGACTTAATTAAAGTAGACCCAACAGTAACAACTGATCCAACAAATCCAAGCACAACAGCTCCAGTATCTCCAAAAACAGCAGATACACCTGTAAAAGAAGGAGATGAAAATCTTGGTAAATATCCAGCAGGAGTTACTCGTGAGGACTTAGTTAAAGAAGTTACACGTACAATTAAGTATCTAAAAGAAGAAGATGCAAACAAAGATAATGCTACTCCTTTATATGCTGAAAAGGTGCAAAAAGTAACTTACAAACGTACAGCAACAGTTAATCCTGAAACAAAAGAAGTAACTTACTCTGATTGGGAAGTTTACAATGAAGCGGATAAACTAACTGATGCTAAAGCAGATGGTACTAATGGTAAGTATAACTCAGTTGAATCTCCAGTTATTAATAATTATTTATTAGTGGATAATGCGGATAAACTTGTTCCAGAAAAAGATGCTCCTAAGCCAGCACAAAATGGAACAGCAACTTCTGAAGTGAAGAAAGTTCTTTATAAAGAAATTGGTTCATTTGTACCTAACTATCCAGCAGGTAAGAAACCACAAGGAGCACCAGATAAGATCTCTTATCCAAATAACCCGACTGATCCAACGGTTCCAGGTGATTTTAGCACGATAACAATTCCATATGTTCCAGGATATACTCCAGTATATAACGGACAAGAATTAACACCGAAAAATCCAAATGATCCAACTCAAGGCTATAAAGTTCCAGATGGATTTACACCAACGGACAAATTTGGGGAATCACCAATTACATATATACCTTCTACTCAAACAGCTAAAGTAGTGATTGAGAAGAAAGTCGATGGAGCCGCAAATGAAGTGGTTTCTAGCTTTGATTTAACAGGAAAATCTGGTTCAGAATTACCAGCAAGTACAGATGTTGACAACAAAATCAAAGAACTTAAGAACCAAGGTTATGAAGTAGAAAGTGATGAATACCATATTCAAGATAATCATCATCCAATTTTTGATGACAAGGAAGATATTAACCCAACAGATGGTTCATCAGCACCTTCTCAAACATTTAAAATTGTGGTTAAACCTAGAATCATTGAAGTACCTTCATCAACACCACATGAAAAAGATAGTCCAGTAGATCCAAATGGGGATACACCAGAACTTAAATGGCCTGAGGGATTAGCTGAATCTGACTTGAATACAACAGCTAAACGTGTGATTTCATATGTGAAGAAAGATTCAGATACAGCAGCTGAAGAAAAAGCTAAGGATGATACTGTTCAAACGGTACCATTCACAAGAAAAGCGACCGTTAATCTTGTTACAAAAGAAGTAACCTATACTGATTGGGAAAGTCCAAATAAAACATGGGATAAAGTTGGAGTAGACGTTCTACCAGGATATATTGCTGATAAAAAAGAAATTCCAGCTAAAGAAGCAGCAACCCCTGCAAAAGATACAAAAGTAATCCCTGATGAAACGGATAAAGTTACTTATACGAAAATTGGAAGCTGGATTCCTGTTGATCCAACCACTGGTAAGGATGGAGATCCGATTCCATTCCCTAACGATCCAAATGATCCAACCAAGACTGGTGAAATTACGCAAATTATTCCTCATAAAGATGGATATACTCCAAAAGATGGAAATGGAACACCATTAGAACCGGTAAATCCTGCTAAACCAGAAGAAGGATATAAACCACCAAAAATTACGGATCCAAAAGCAAATATCAAGATTACCTATGATAAAGACGATCAAAAAGCAAAAGTAAAATTTGTTTCAGTAGATGATGAAGGTGTTGAAACACCATTAGATACGAAATATAATATTGATGATCTTACTGGTAAATCAGGAGATAAAATTCCAGAAGAAAAAGTTCAAGCACGTGTTGATGTTTTGAAATCTATGGGATATGATGTTGTAGATAATCCATTTGATCAGGATCCAACATTTGATACTAAGAAAGAAATAGATCAAGAGTTTACAATTAAAGTTAAACCACAAGTTTCAACTGCAAAACCTGTTTATGTAGTAGAAGGAGATAAACCATCTTCAGAAAAATTAAAAGATGCTGTTACTACTAAAGGAAATGAGAAAACAGTAGATGAAACTAAACTTCCTGATACAACTGATAAAGTTGGGGATGACACATTAACAGCTCCTGTGACAGTGACATATGGTTCAGGGGATAATAAACGTGAAGAAACTGTTAATGTACCGATTAAAGTTGTTGAAGGATATCCACAAATTGTCCCAGTAGATCCAAAAGAAGCTCCAAAAGCAGAAGATAGTATCAATCCAGATGATTATCCAGCTGGTTCTAAATTCACTTACGAAAAAGAACCAGATACAACAACACCTGGAGATAAAGAAGTTAAGATTATTGTTACTGATGAAAATGGAAATGAACTAGTAAGAGTTCCAGCAACAGTACGTGTAGTTGACAGTATTCCACAATACGTTGTGGCTGATAAAGCTAATAAACAACCAGAAGCTAAACAAAGTATCACACCGGGTGAATATCCAGACGGAACGGAATTTACTTATGAAACTCCAGTAGATACAACTACATCGGGAGAGAAAGATGTAGTCGTTGTGGCTAAAGTTGGTGAAGATACGATTGTTAAAGTTCCAGCTAAAGTTGTGGTAGTAGATCCTGAAGTGCAATATGTATTTGAAAATCCTCAAAATACACAACCAGATCCATCTGAAAGCATTAATCCTGATCAATATCCAGACGGAACTAAGTTCACCTATAAAGATGGTGATGTAGATACAACAACACCTGGAGATAAGAAAGTAACAGTAGTTGCGAAAGATGGTGAAGATAAACTTGTAGAAGTCCCTGCAGTTGTGAAAGTATTACCAGTTGTTAAACCAACGGGAGTAACAGTACTTAAAGATAGCACAGATTTAGAAACAATGGTTAAAGCAAAAGCTCAAGAAGTAGTGGATGCATTACCAAAAGATAATATTCCTGCAGGTGTAACAGTAACTGTTAAAGAAGTGAAAGAAAAACCTGAAACAACTGCTACAGGAGAACAAAAACCAGCTAAGGTAGTTATTGAATATACTGATGAAAAAGGAAACGTTATTGGTACTAAAGAAGTAGAAGTCCCAGTAACAGTAGTTGGATCAACAACTAAACGAGTAGTCGTGTTTGAAGGTGATAAACCAACGAAAGCTGAAGATGCCGTAACACCAGGACAAGGCGGGACAGTTGGTAAACCAACAACATTACCAGAAACAACTGGAAAAGCAGGAACTACAGATGTAACAGTCGAAGTTCCAGTAACTTACGAAGGAATTAAAGATCCAGAGAAAGTAATAGTACCAGTAACAGTATTGCCAGTTGCTAAAGGTGAAGTAACAGTACCAAAAGGTGAAACTACAGATAAAGTTAAAGAAGTAGCTAAAGCTAAAGCGGAAGAAGTAGCAAACTCAGCAGATTTCAAAGCTAAATTACCAGATGGTGCCAAAGATGTAGAAGTTGGAGCGATTACAGAAGAAGTGCTTGCAACCATTACATCGGAAGCAGGAACAAACAAAGGAACTGTAAAAGTCCCAGTAACCTATACAGTAGATGGCGTTAAGTATACAAAAGATGCAGAAATTACTGTAAATGTCGTTGGTTCAAATGCTGATCAAGTATACGTTGTTGAAGGCGACAAACCTGAAATAGCTAAAGTAAAAGATGCAGTAACACCAGGACAAGGTGGAACAGTACAAGATCCAACAGAAGCTGATTTACCAGATACAAAGGATAAAGTTGGAGCAACCGATGTAACAGTACCAACTAAAGTTAAGTATGCAAATGGTGAAGAGACAGTAAAAGTCCCAGTGACAGTATTACCAAAAGTAACCCCAGAAGGTGTAACAGTTCTTAAAGATAGTGATAAGCAAGAACTAGAAAAAGCTATTAAAGAACAGGCTGAAAAAGCAGCTAATAACGTGAAGGGGCTTCCATCAGGAGTTACTGTAACAGTTACAGAAGTTAAAACAGGAACAGTACCACCTACAGCAACAGTTGGTGTACAAATCCCAGCGACAGTAGTGGTAGAGTATGTGAAAGATGGTAAAGTAGTTGCGACTAAAGAGGTACCTGTACCTGTTAACGTAGTAGAAGTCGTTCCAGTCTCAATAGAGACACCAGTCACCTCTACCCCATTAACACCAGAGGATTACACTAAAGGAATTAAGATTCCAGAAGGCGGTAAAGTCACAAATGTTGAAAACATTCCAGACTTGACAACACCAGGTAAGAAGGATCCAGTTAAAGTCACGGTTGAATTACCAAATGGAAAAGTGATTACAGTAGAAGTCCCAGTTAATGTAACACCTGTTAAAGAGATTGAGACACCAGTCACCTCTACCCCATTAACACCAGAGGATTACACAAAAGGCATCAAGATTCCAGAAGGTGGCAAGGTCACAAATGTTGAAAACATTCCAGACTTGACAACACCAGGTAAGAAAGATCCAGTTCAGGTAACGGTTGAATTACCAAATGGAAAAGTGATTACAGTAGAAGTCCCAGTTAATGTAACACCTGTTAAAGAGATTGAGACACCAGTCACATCTACCCCATTAACACCAGAGGATTACACAAAAGGCATCAAGATTCCAGAAGGTGGCAAGGTAACGAATGTTGAAAACATTCCAGACTTGACAACACCAGGTAAGAAGGATCCAGTTAAGGTAACGGTTGAATTACCAAATGGAAAAGTAGTCACAGTAGAGATTCCAGTAACTGTAACACCTGTTAAGGAAATTGAAACTCCAGTTACGAAAACTCCATTAACACCAGAGGATTACACTAAAGGAATTAAGATTCCAGAAGGTGGCAAGGTCACAAATGTTGAAAATATTCCAGACTTGACAACACCAGGTAAGAAAGATCCAGTTAAGGTAACGGTTGAATTACCAAGTGGCAAAGTGATTACAGTAGAAGTCCCAGTAACTGTAACACCTGTTAAGGAAATTGAAACTCCAGTAACTAAGACCCCATTAACACCAGAGGATTACACAAAAGGCATCAAGATTCCAGAAGGTGGCAAGGTAACGAATGTTGAAAATATTCCAGACTTGACAACACCAGGTAAGAAGGATCCAGTTAAAGTCACGGTTGAATTACCAAATGGAAAAGTTATTGTAGTAGAAGTTCCAGTTAATGTAACACCTGTTAAAGAGATTGAGACACCAGTCACATCTACCCCATTAACGCCAGAGGATTACACAAAAGGAATTAAGATTCCAGAAGGTGGCAAGGTCACAAATGTTGAAAACATTCCAGACTTGACAACTCCAGGTAAGAAGGATCCAGTTAAAGTAACGGTAGAATTACCAAATGGCAAAGTGATTACAGTAGAAGTCCCAGTTAATGTAACACCTGTTAAAGAGATTGAGACACCAGTCACCTCTACCCCATTAACACCAGAGGATTATACTAAAGGCATCAAGATTCCAGAAGGTGGCAAGGTCACAAATGTTGAAAACATTCCAGACTTGATAACTCCAGGTAAGAAAGATCCAGTTAAAGTAACGGTTGAATTACCAAATGGCAAAGTGATTACAGTAGAAGTCCCAGTTAATGTAACACCTGTTAAGGAAATTGAAACTCCAGTAACGAAAACACCATTAACGCCAGAGGATTACACTAAAGGAATTAAGATTCCAGAAGGTGGCAAGGTCACAAATGTTGAAAACATTCCAGACTTGACAACTCCAGGTAAGAAGGATCCAGTTAAAGTAACGGTAGAATTACCAAATGGCAAAGTGATTACAGTAGAAGTCCCAGTTAATGTAACACCTGTTAAAGAGATTGAGACACCAGTCACATCTACCCCATTAACACCAGAGGATTACACTAAAGGAATTAAGATTCCGGAAGGTGGCAAGGTCACAAATGTTGAAAACATTCCAGATTTGACAACTCCAGGTAAGAAAGATCCAGTTAAAGTCACGGTTGAATTACCAAATGGTAAAGTAGTCACAGTAGAGGTTCCAGTAAATGTAACACCTGTTAAGGAAATTGAAACTCCAGTTACGAAAACTCCATTAACACCAGAGGATTACACTAAAGGAATTAAGATTCCAGAAGGTGGCAAGGTCACAAATGTTGAAAACATTCCAGACTTGACAACTCCAGGTAAGAAGGATCCAGTTAAAGTCACGGTTGAATTACCAAATGGTAAAGTAGTCACAGTAGAGGTTCCAGTAAATGTAACACCAATTAACGATATCATCAAAAATGTTGGAGACCCAATCACGAATGAAGATGTTGAGAAAAATGTTAAGATTCCAGAAGGTGGGAAAATCGTTTCTATCGGAGATAAACCAGGAACTGAAACTCCAGGAGTAAAACCTGTTGTACCAGTAGTAATTGAATTACCAAATGGTAAACAAATTACAGTAGAGGTCCCAGTAATTGTTAAACCAAAAGTTACTCCAATCGTAGTAGAAGTTGGAACTCCGGTAACAGAAGAAGATGTTAAGAAACATGTTGAGTTACCAGAAGGATGGAAGATTAAAAAAGTTGGTGATATTCCAACGACTACAACACCAGGAACTAAGCCTTCGGTATCAGTAGTAGTTGAATTGCCAGATGGACGTACTGTGACGGTTGATGTACCAGTAATTGTAACTCCTAAATCAACACCATCGACAGATGATAAAGTAAAAGTTACTCCAATTGTGGTAGAGGTTGGAACTCCAATTGGCAAAGATGATGTTAAGAAACATGTTGAGTTACCAAAAGGTGCCGAAATCGTAGAGATTGGTGAAATCCCAACAACAGAAACTCCAGGACAAAAACCAAGTGTTAAAGTAAAAGTGAAACTACCATCAGGAGAAATCGTAGAGGTAGAAGTCCCAGTAACAGTCATACCTAAGCATGTTGAACCATCAACACCAGTTGGACCATCAACTCCAAGCCAACAAGCTTCTAAACCAGAAACACCTAAATATGTTGAAGGTCAAAAAGAACTTCCAAACACAGGTACAGAAGCTAACGCTAGCCTAGCAGCGCTTGGACTTCTTGGAGCCCTAGGTGGATTTGGACTTGTTGCTCGAAAGAAAAAAGAAGACTAA
- a CDS encoding metal-sensitive transcriptional regulator produces MTNSKYITRLKRSEGQLRGIQKMIEEDRDCADIVTQLTAVKSSVERVIEMIITENLTECINQPLDDPEAQKARLEKAIRYLIKRK; encoded by the coding sequence ATGACAAACTCAAAGTATATTACTCGTTTGAAACGTTCAGAGGGTCAGTTGCGTGGGATTCAAAAGATGATTGAAGAAGATCGTGACTGTGCTGATATTGTAACGCAATTGACTGCAGTGAAATCTAGTGTGGAACGCGTGATTGAGATGATAATTACGGAAAACCTTACTGAATGTATCAATCAGCCACTAGATGATCCTGAAGCTCAAAAGGCACGTCTAGAAAAGGCTATCCGATACTTGATTAAACGGAAATAA
- a CDS encoding VOC family protein → MTYEYHSHIYLAEAVLNVKDLASQTAFYQQIIGLEILSQTDTDAILGLGGKALVHLIQAQESGEVREHYGLYHLAILLPTRKALADVLKHLTDLQIPLVGGADHGYSEALYLEDLEGNGIELYRDKPVSTWDIREDGRIIGVTEALAAQDIYELGERVEPFALAEGTRMGHIHLSVKDSRKSSQFYQKMLGLEDKFSVPSASWIAAGDYHHHLAVNEWGGRGLAARKQGLPGLAYYVIEVARKEELLTIAQRAQAVDAPIKWLTSSQLEITDPDGIVTRICLAR, encoded by the coding sequence ATGACCTATGAATACCATAGCCACATTTATTTGGCAGAGGCAGTTTTAAATGTGAAGGACTTGGCGAGTCAAACAGCCTTTTATCAGCAGATTATTGGTTTAGAAATCTTATCTCAAACTGATACAGATGCTATTCTGGGACTTGGTGGAAAAGCCTTGGTACACTTGATTCAAGCACAAGAAAGCGGTGAAGTAAGGGAACATTATGGTCTTTATCATCTGGCCATTCTCTTGCCGACACGAAAGGCTTTGGCGGATGTCTTGAAGCATCTGACAGATTTACAGATTCCTCTTGTCGGCGGTGCAGATCACGGTTACAGTGAGGCCCTTTATTTGGAGGATTTGGAGGGAAATGGCATTGAACTCTATCGAGATAAGCCGGTTTCTACATGGGATATTCGAGAAGATGGACGCATTATCGGGGTGACTGAGGCCCTTGCGGCTCAGGATATCTATGAGTTGGGGGAAAGAGTAGAGCCCTTTGCTTTAGCCGAGGGTACGAGAATGGGGCACATTCATCTTTCTGTCAAGGATAGTCGAAAGTCTAGCCAGTTTTATCAAAAGATGTTAGGGCTAGAGGACAAATTCAGTGTGCCTAGTGCTAGTTGGATTGCAGCTGGAGACTACCATCATCATTTGGCAGTCAACGAATGGGGAGGAAGAGGTTTGGCTGCGCGTAAGCAAGGTTTACCAGGTTTAGCCTATTATGTTATTGAGGTAGCTCGTAAAGAAGAACTGTTAACGATTGCCCAGCGAGCACAGGCAGTTGATGCACCAATCAAGTGGCTGACATCTAGCCAGCTGGAAATCACAGACCCAGACGGAATTGTGACTCGTATCTGTTTAGCAAGGTAA